Below is a window of Deinococcus apachensis DSM 19763 DNA.
TTCTTCCTGGCATCTATCAGGTCAACGGTTCCCCCTAGGGCCGCCACCAGAACGGCTACCTCATCCGGTCCGGCGGGGCCACAGTGCTGATCGACTCAGGCGACACGCACGAGACCACCCTGGGCGAGGTGGAGCGCAACCTGGCCCGCTGGGGCGTCGGGATGGACCTTTACCTTCCACTGAGCCGGGCGCACCGGAAGCGACCGGGCGCGTACCGTAAATTATGTCTCCCCTCGACACCCTCACCCTCTCCGGCATTCGCCTCTACCAACGGTATCTCTCGCCGCGCAAGGGCTTTCGCTGCGCGCATGTGGCGCTGCACGGCGGGGAGTCGTGTTCGGCGGCGGTGGCGCGCATCGTCCGCGAGGACGGGCTGATCGGGGGGCGTCGCCGCATCGCCACCCGCTTCCAAGAGT
It encodes the following:
- the yidD gene encoding membrane protein insertion efficiency factor YidD, which gives rise to MSPLDTLTLSGIRLYQRYLSPRKGFRCAHVALHGGESCSAAVARIVREDGLIGGRRRIATRFQECRAAHHVLHAGSPLAFGTSGPRMRGVCCCGPIPIPFRCG